Within Xanthomonas oryzae pv. oryzae, the genomic segment TGAGCGGCTGCACGTAGAGCACAATAAAAAAATCCCCGGCTGTGCCGCGGATTTCATTATTACTTGGAGCGGCTAACACAACGTCGCGAGCAGCGGTCAGGTGGGCGCGGACGGCGCGCTCAGAACCGCAGTGGACGCGTGGTACACGCCGATTCCGAGCACCGGCCGCGCCCGCCTGGCGGTGAGCGCAGTCGTTTTGTTAGCCGCTCTTGGATCAGGCACGTTTACTGCGCTTGCGGATCGGCGTCACGGTGGCCGGGTCACGGCTGCCGACCGGGTCCGCGTCGTAGCGGGCGATGAATTCGCGTACCTGCGGGTACACCACTTCGCGCCAACGACGTCCGCTGAAGATGCCGTAGTGACCGGCGCCTTCCACCACCAAATGGCGACGATGCGCGGCGTCGATGCCGGTGCACAGGTCGTGCACCGCCTCGGTCTGCCCGAGGCCGGCGATATCGTCCAGTTCGCCTTCGATGCTCAGCAACGCGGTGTTGCGGATCGCCGACGGCGTGACCAGTTGGCCATGCACTTTCCACTTGCCCTGCGGCAGCAAAAACTCCTGAAACACCACGCGAATCGTGTCCAGGTAATACTCGGCCGGCATGTCGAGCACGGCGTTGTATTCGTCGTAGAACTGCCGATGCGCCTGCGCATCCTGCAGGTCGCCCTTGACCAGATCGGTGTAGAAATCCCAGTGCGACATCACGTGCCGGTTGGGGTTCATCGACAGGAAACCGGCGTGCTGCAGGAAGCCCGGATACACCCGGCGGCCATGGCCCGGATACGGGAACGGCACGGTGTGGATCAGGTTGTTCTGGAACCACTCGATGCCGTTTTCGGTGGCCAGGTCGTTGACCTGGGTGGGGCTGCGACGCGCATCGATCGGCCCGCCCATCATCACCAGCGAGCGCGGCGTGGGTTCGTCGTTGCTCGCCATCAGCGACACCGCTGCCAACACCGGCACGGTGGGCTGACACACGCTCACCACATGCAGACGCTCGGCGCCGATATGGCGGATGAACTCCTGGATGTAGGTGATGTAGTCCTCAAGCCGAAACGCGCCGGCTTCCAGGGGCACCATGCGCGCGTCCACCCAGTCGGTCACATAGACCTTGTGGTTGCGCAGCAGGGTGCGCACGGTGTCGCGTAGCAGCGTGGCGTGGTGACCGGACAATGGCGCAACCACCAGCACGGCGGGCTGCTCTTTCATCTTGCCGATCAGTTCGACGTGGTCGCTGAAACGCTTGAAGCGCAGCAGCCGGCAGAACGGCTTGCTCAGCACTTCGCGCTCGATGATGGGTAGCGAATGGCCATCGACCTCGACATCGTCGAGCGCCCAGGCGGGCTTTTCGTATTCCTTGCCCAGACGGTGGAACACCTCGTTGCTGGCGGCCATGCGCTCGGCGCCCGGGAGCGACGCCCACAAGCTGTCCCGGTCGGAAAACATCTTGGCGTTGGCCTGGGCCTGATGCACCCAGGGAGCTAGCAGATTGCGCGTCAGCTCATGCAGTTGATAAAGCATTCCACCCATCCGTGCGGTTTTGCTGCCACGCAGCATACTGGTTTTGGTGCATTTGCACCTTAATGGGGCTGCCAAGGGTGGAGTCGGTCAGGCGAACTGTGCCAAGCGTCCGGTT encodes:
- a CDS encoding polyhydroxyalkanoate depolymerase gives rise to the protein MLRGSKTARMGGMLYQLHELTRNLLAPWVHQAQANAKMFSDRDSLWASLPGAERMAASNEVFHRLGKEYEKPAWALDDVEVDGHSLPIIEREVLSKPFCRLLRFKRFSDHVELIGKMKEQPAVLVVAPLSGHHATLLRDTVRTLLRNHKVYVTDWVDARMVPLEAGAFRLEDYITYIQEFIRHIGAERLHVVSVCQPTVPVLAAVSLMASNDEPTPRSLVMMGGPIDARRSPTQVNDLATENGIEWFQNNLIHTVPFPYPGHGRRVYPGFLQHAGFLSMNPNRHVMSHWDFYTDLVKGDLQDAQAHRQFYDEYNAVLDMPAEYYLDTIRVVFQEFLLPQGKWKVHGQLVTPSAIRNTALLSIEGELDDIAGLGQTEAVHDLCTGIDAAHRRHLVVEGAGHYGIFSGRRWREVVYPQVREFIARYDADPVGSRDPATVTPIRKRSKRA